In Terriglobus sp. TAA 43, a single window of DNA contains:
- the purD gene encoding phosphoribosylamine--glycine ligase: MKVLVIGAGGREHAICWALRKSARVNELVCAPGNAGIETIAKCLPVKQDDVADMLRVTDAVQPDLVIIGPEVPLAAGIVDALNERGIRVFGPTQAAAQLESSKAFTKDFLQRHNIPTARYVTVHTLDEAQTALPEFSLPVVLKADGLAAGKGVIIATTDAEADAAVQELLPMNGSLVIEEFLTGDELSVFALCDGEHAAIIAAAQDHKRIGEGDTGPNTGGMGAYSTDLLLPDDLKTWVLEQVAQPTVDGMKAEGYPFRGILFIGLMMTPNGPKVLEFNTRWGDPETEAILLRLEIDFLDLVDASIDGTADKLDIRLKPGAAISVILASAGYPASAEKGVVIHGLNASLPANVEVFHAGTARNEAGEIVTAGGRVLAIAAEAENLRRAAGKAYDAVSGISFKGMQMRRDIGWRALQRE, translated from the coding sequence ATGAAGGTTCTGGTGATTGGTGCAGGCGGCCGTGAACATGCCATCTGCTGGGCGTTGCGAAAGTCCGCGCGTGTGAACGAACTGGTGTGCGCACCAGGCAACGCGGGCATTGAAACCATTGCAAAGTGCCTGCCCGTAAAGCAGGACGACGTGGCCGACATGCTGCGCGTCACCGACGCTGTGCAGCCTGACCTGGTCATCATCGGCCCGGAAGTCCCTCTGGCCGCAGGTATTGTGGACGCTCTCAATGAACGCGGCATCCGCGTTTTTGGCCCTACACAGGCCGCAGCACAACTGGAAAGCAGCAAAGCCTTCACCAAGGACTTTCTCCAGCGCCACAACATCCCCACCGCCCGCTACGTCACGGTCCACACCCTAGACGAAGCCCAGACCGCGCTGCCAGAGTTCTCCCTCCCCGTGGTCCTGAAGGCCGACGGCCTGGCCGCGGGCAAGGGCGTCATCATCGCCACCACCGACGCCGAAGCCGACGCCGCCGTCCAGGAACTGCTCCCCATGAACGGCTCACTCGTCATCGAAGAGTTCCTCACCGGCGACGAACTCAGCGTCTTCGCCCTCTGCGACGGCGAGCACGCGGCAATCATCGCCGCCGCGCAGGACCACAAGCGCATCGGCGAAGGCGACACTGGCCCCAACACCGGCGGTATGGGCGCGTATTCCACGGACCTGCTGCTGCCCGACGACCTCAAAACCTGGGTGCTGGAACAGGTTGCACAGCCCACCGTTGACGGCATGAAGGCCGAGGGATACCCCTTCCGCGGCATCCTTTTCATCGGCCTCATGATGACACCGAACGGCCCTAAAGTCCTTGAATTCAACACGCGTTGGGGCGATCCGGAGACCGAAGCCATCCTCCTCCGCCTCGAAATCGACTTCCTGGACCTTGTCGATGCCTCCATCGACGGCACGGCGGACAAGCTCGACATCCGCCTCAAGCCGGGCGCAGCCATCAGCGTGATCCTGGCCAGCGCGGGCTACCCGGCCAGCGCGGAAAAGGGCGTCGTCATCCACGGCCTGAACGCCTCTCTTCCTGCGAATGTCGAGGTCTTCCATGCCGGAACGGCGCGCAATGAAGCGGGAGAAATCGTTACCGCAGGTGGCCGCGTCCTGGCCATCGCTGCCGAAGCAGAGAACCTTCGCCGAGCCGCCGGAAAGGCCTACGACGCCGTTTCTGGCATCTCCTTCAAGGGCATGCAGATGCGTCGCGACATCGGCTGGCGCGCGCTCCAACGGGAATAA
- a CDS encoding YXWGXW repeat-containing protein: MKNVSLYRSAVLISSLGLVLTGCRSNAANPAPIVDGNAAATDPANANLLPTQVAGVSYAAMPQSNGTSYAPQAAPQAAPQAGRNTQNEALQYNTTPPAYQGDDQQQQPQQPVYDNSQPQQYSNGQPYTDQQAANAAEYDEYNALLDPDVPAATEPPPPLPQDYEQPVAPGPDYMWTPGYWDYATAGYYYVPGAWVAPPYVGALWTPGWWGWYGSRYRWHHGYWGQHIGYYGGINYGFGYIGFGYQGGYWNNNHFWYNTAVNRVQPGRVNNYVYNRRVEVINNTYVNNSRVSYYGGNGGLRRGPAPQEFAAVREQRVPPMQSQVQNRQAAMQNRSQFFQQNRGRPNMVTTAQPLPAQRGIVAPPRTMSPMPGNNLHPGQNGFNGALPANANQQQRQQFEQQQRVQQQNMQNQQRMQQNMNPQQRQQFEQNQQNQQRQQQQNLQNQQRMQQNMNQQQRQQFDQQQRVQQQNLQNQQHQQQEQQRQQQQNLQNQQNQQRQQQEQQRQQQQNTQNQQRMQMDQQRQQQQNQQREQEQQRQQQVNQQNQQRQQEQQRQQQVQQQQRDQQQQQQRAQEQQRQQQIQNQQREQQRAQDQQRQQMQQQQQHMQEQQHQAQQNQQRQMQQQVQQQHQMQQQMQHQQQQVQHAAPPPQAPHGGGGGEHRH; encoded by the coding sequence ATGAAGAACGTATCGCTCTACCGGTCTGCAGTACTTATTTCCTCGCTGGGCCTCGTCCTGACGGGATGCCGCAGCAACGCGGCGAATCCCGCGCCTATCGTGGACGGCAACGCCGCCGCCACCGATCCTGCCAATGCGAACCTGCTTCCCACCCAGGTGGCCGGCGTTAGCTACGCCGCCATGCCGCAGAGCAATGGCACCAGCTACGCACCGCAAGCCGCTCCGCAGGCTGCCCCACAGGCTGGCCGCAACACGCAAAATGAAGCTCTGCAGTACAACACCACGCCCCCGGCCTATCAGGGCGACGATCAGCAGCAACAACCGCAGCAGCCCGTCTACGACAACTCGCAGCCACAGCAATACAGCAACGGCCAGCCCTACACTGACCAGCAGGCTGCCAACGCCGCGGAATACGACGAATACAACGCCCTGCTCGATCCCGACGTTCCCGCTGCAACAGAACCACCTCCCCCATTGCCCCAGGACTATGAACAGCCTGTAGCCCCCGGCCCTGACTATATGTGGACCCCCGGCTATTGGGATTACGCAACCGCCGGTTACTACTACGTCCCCGGAGCATGGGTTGCGCCTCCGTACGTTGGTGCGTTGTGGACGCCCGGATGGTGGGGCTGGTACGGCAGTCGCTATCGCTGGCACCACGGCTATTGGGGCCAACACATCGGCTACTACGGTGGCATCAATTACGGCTTCGGCTACATCGGCTTCGGCTACCAGGGTGGCTACTGGAATAACAATCACTTCTGGTACAACACCGCAGTCAATCGCGTGCAGCCAGGGCGGGTAAACAACTACGTCTACAACCGCCGCGTGGAAGTCATCAACAACACGTACGTCAACAACTCGCGTGTCTCCTACTACGGCGGCAACGGCGGTCTTCGCCGCGGCCCTGCACCGCAGGAATTTGCTGCAGTGCGCGAGCAACGTGTACCTCCGATGCAGTCGCAGGTGCAGAATCGCCAGGCAGCCATGCAGAACCGTTCGCAGTTCTTCCAGCAGAATCGCGGCCGCCCCAACATGGTCACGACAGCACAGCCTCTGCCTGCACAACGCGGCATCGTTGCGCCTCCCCGGACCATGTCCCCCATGCCCGGAAACAATCTGCACCCCGGACAGAACGGCTTCAACGGCGCACTGCCCGCAAACGCGAATCAACAGCAACGGCAGCAGTTTGAACAACAGCAGCGTGTTCAACAACAGAACATGCAGAACCAGCAGCGCATGCAGCAGAACATGAATCCGCAGCAGCGCCAGCAGTTCGAGCAGAACCAACAAAACCAGCAACGACAGCAACAGCAAAACCTGCAGAACCAGCAGCGCATGCAACAGAACATGAACCAGCAACAGCGCCAGCAGTTCGACCAGCAGCAGCGCGTGCAACAGCAGAATCTGCAGAACCAGCAACACCAGCAGCAGGAACAACAACGACAGCAGCAACAGAACCTGCAGAACCAACAAAACCAGCAGCGGCAGCAGCAGGAACAACAGCGCCAACAGCAGCAGAACACGCAGAACCAGCAACGCATGCAGATGGATCAGCAGCGCCAGCAACAACAGAACCAACAGCGTGAGCAGGAGCAACAACGGCAGCAGCAGGTAAATCAACAGAACCAGCAGCGCCAGCAGGAACAGCAACGCCAGCAGCAGGTGCAGCAGCAGCAGCGTGACCAGCAACAGCAACAACAGCGCGCTCAGGAACAACAGCGTCAGCAGCAGATACAGAATCAGCAACGCGAACAACAGCGGGCGCAGGACCAGCAGCGGCAACAGATGCAGCAACAACAGCAGCACATGCAGGAGCAGCAGCATCAGGCGCAACAGAATCAACAACGCCAGATGCAACAGCAGGTACAGCAACAACACCAGATGCAGCAGCAAATGCAGCATCAGCAACAGCAGGTGCAACACGCTGCCCCGCCACCACAGGCGCCTCACGGCGGAGGCGGTGGCGAACACCGTCACTAA
- a CDS encoding Nramp family divalent metal transporter: MSLKTAISEEKAETRITMRELWTFFGPAFVASVAYIDPGNFASNIVGGAKYGYTLLWVLLWSNAMAMLVQYLSAKLGIATGNTLPECCREHFSKPVVWLLWVGAEISAIATDLAEFLGAALGFYLLVGPYFLAHGMSRTTVMFLAALATTVFVFLLLALNQRGFRHFEGVIIALVSAIGFCYAIEIFLVHPDWSQAVRGTLVPHLNHETLYIAVAMLGATVMPHVIYLHSSLMQPRLSTFVEHGVSGGASRAQAAGRLRDFRRRYLRFERIDIIFAMNGAWLINSAMLIMAAAALGGVGEGAISKLEGAHQTLGPLLGPMAQVAFAVALLCSGLSSSTIGVLAGQVVIEGFLHVKFPIYLRRLITIIPALVVIAMGLDELKVLLLSQAVLSFGIPFALVPLLLLTGKKSVMGEFCNNRATAVAGWTVAMLIIGLNCVLLWQMFTA, translated from the coding sequence GTGAGCCTAAAGACTGCCATTTCGGAAGAGAAGGCTGAGACGCGCATCACGATGCGCGAGCTATGGACGTTCTTTGGCCCGGCGTTTGTAGCGTCAGTCGCCTATATCGATCCCGGCAATTTTGCTTCGAATATCGTCGGCGGCGCCAAGTATGGCTACACGCTGCTTTGGGTTTTGCTGTGGTCGAATGCGATGGCCATGCTGGTGCAATACCTGTCCGCGAAGCTGGGAATTGCGACAGGGAATACGTTGCCAGAGTGTTGCCGCGAACATTTCTCAAAGCCTGTGGTGTGGCTGTTGTGGGTGGGAGCGGAGATTAGCGCGATTGCCACGGATCTGGCGGAGTTTCTTGGCGCGGCGCTCGGTTTTTATCTGTTGGTAGGGCCATATTTCCTCGCTCATGGCATGAGCCGTACGACCGTGATGTTTCTGGCTGCACTTGCCACCACGGTGTTTGTGTTTTTGTTACTGGCTTTGAATCAGCGTGGCTTTCGGCATTTTGAGGGCGTGATCATTGCGTTGGTCAGTGCCATTGGTTTCTGCTACGCGATTGAGATCTTCCTGGTACATCCGGATTGGTCGCAGGCGGTGCGTGGAACGCTGGTGCCGCACCTGAATCACGAGACGCTGTACATTGCCGTGGCCATGCTGGGCGCGACGGTGATGCCGCATGTGATTTATCTGCACTCGTCACTGATGCAGCCGCGTTTGTCGACGTTTGTGGAGCATGGCGTCAGCGGTGGTGCCAGTCGCGCGCAGGCAGCAGGTCGTTTGCGCGACTTCCGTCGGCGTTATCTGCGCTTTGAACGTATCGACATCATCTTTGCGATGAACGGTGCGTGGCTGATTAACTCGGCCATGTTGATCATGGCGGCAGCGGCGCTGGGCGGCGTGGGCGAGGGTGCCATCAGCAAGCTGGAAGGCGCGCATCAAACGCTTGGACCTTTGCTGGGGCCCATGGCGCAGGTTGCGTTTGCCGTGGCGTTGCTGTGCAGCGGTTTGTCCTCATCGACGATTGGTGTGTTGGCCGGGCAGGTGGTGATTGAAGGATTCCTGCATGTTAAGTTTCCTATCTATCTGCGTCGCCTGATCACAATCATCCCGGCGCTGGTGGTGATTGCGATGGGACTGGATGAGTTGAAGGTGTTGCTGCTGTCGCAGGCGGTGCTGTCCTTCGGTATCCCCTTTGCGCTCGTGCCGCTGTTGCTGCTGACGGGCAAGAAGAGTGTGATGGGTGAGTTCTGCAATAACCGTGCGACAGCGGTTGCAGGATGGACTGTGGCGATGCTCATCATTGGGCTCAACTGCGTTCTGCTCTGGCAGATGTTCACGGCATAG